The Caldisericota bacterium nucleotide sequence CGATCCATCTTAAAGCCGATAATATCCGCTGCTTTACCTTTTTCAATAGAGCCAATTTCTTTCTCCATTCTAAAAGCTTTTGCCCCGCCTATTGTAGCAAAAGATAAAGCTTCACGTGGAGTCAAAGCATCTACTCCATACTTTACGCGTTGAAGAAGTAGCGCATTCCTGATTTCGAGCAAAAAATTTCCTGAATCATTTGAAGAACTTCCATCCACTCCTAATCCGATCCTCATCACCGTATTCTTCATTTTAGTAACAGGTGCAATACCAGAGCCCAGCCTCATATTTGAAGTAGGACAGTGGGCCATACCCACATTACGAGCAGAAAGTTTTTTTATGTCCTGTTCACTCACATGCACAAGGTGCGCAAACCATACATCTGAATCTAGCCACCCTACTTTTTCCATATAATCAACAGGTCTCAACCCAAATTTAGAGAGGCAAAACTCCTCTTCATCTTTTGTTTCTGCAAGATGAGTATGCAGCAAAAGATTGTACTTCTGCGCAAGAGTAACGCTTTCATGCATTAATTCTTCGGTAACAGAAAATGGCGAACAAGGCGCAAGAGCAACTCGATGCATAGAAAAACGAGAGGGATCATGATATTCTTCAACAACTCGCTCTGAATCTCTTAAAATTTCATCTTCGGTTTGCACTACAGAATCAGGAGGTAATCCCCCATCCTTTTTAGAAAGAGACATACTACCTCTCGTCCCGTAGAAACGCACCCCTGTAATATCAGCCCCTTCCATTTGTGCATCAAATAGATAGGGATGCTCTTTTGGAAAAAGATATAAATGGTCAGCCGTGGTCGTAACACCACTTTTCACCAGTTCAAGAATAGCTGTAACTGTAGATATCATCACAGCTTCCTCATCTATATTCTTCCATTTTTCATAAAGAAAAATTAACCAATCAAATAATTTTGTATTCTGCACCTCGGGAATTGCCCTGAAAAGTGATTGGTAAAAATGATGGTGTGTATTGATAAATCCAGGCAAGACAACCATTCCCTTTCCAGAAATTTCTCTATCAATTTCAAAATCAGGTGGCATTTCACTGCCTATTTCTTTTATTACCTTGTCTTTAATATAAATCCAGCCATTGTTAATTTCTTTTAGGTCCTTATTAAATGTGGCAATAATATCTATATCTTTAACTAGTACTTTCATTACATTTTTCTTCGTTCTTTTCCAAGAGAGTATAAAC carries:
- a CDS encoding 8-oxoguanine deaminase, with the translated sequence MKVLVKDIDIIATFNKDLKEINNGWIYIKDKVIKEIGSEMPPDFEIDREISGKGMVVLPGFINTHHHFYQSLFRAIPEVQNTKLFDWLIFLYEKWKNIDEEAVMISTVTAILELVKSGVTTTADHLYLFPKEHPYLFDAQMEGADITGVRFYGTRGSMSLSKKDGGLPPDSVVQTEDEILRDSERVVEEYHDPSRFSMHRVALAPCSPFSVTEELMHESVTLAQKYNLLLHTHLAETKDEEEFCLSKFGLRPVDYMEKVGWLDSDVWFAHLVHVSEQDIKKLSARNVGMAHCPTSNMRLGSGIAPVTKMKNTVMRIGLGVDGSSSNDSGNFLLEIRNALLLQRVKYGVDALTPREALSFATIGGAKAFRMEKEIGSIEKGKAADIIGFKMDRLEFAGGLTDPIASLVLCDAKSVDFSMINGEVVIEDGHFTKLDEKKFIDKHNKISKELLK